In one window of Microtus pennsylvanicus isolate mMicPen1 chromosome 2, mMicPen1.hap1, whole genome shotgun sequence DNA:
- the LOC142843020 gene encoding apolipoprotein L2-like isoform X1 — MGSPERKGFIMSVVDYLWDTRNTEALQGLPTKEESGIQLVERAGLSSFSPFNLMLAVGLLFIVYITYRKVKDASHKAHGETTVDTEVADEEKHQKALQEKKRFLEVYPRVKLELEERIRKLHALADKIDKVHRDCTITQVVASSTGAVSGVLTVLGIALAPVTAGVSLGLSATGLGLGAAAAVTSVSTTIVEKVSTASVEAEASELLPRSNDTENDIKSNDTEKVIKEVVEKNTPKLFSVFMKSSKNLEGMKKNIDAIKLTKASPRLTNSAKRLMTTGKVSARSTRQVKKAFGGTALAMTKGARIMGAATAGLSLVLDVVSLIEESNHLQEGAKAESAAKLRQKAQELEQKLQELIWVHDILTQ, encoded by the exons AGAGGAAAGGCTTCATCATGTCTGTGGTTGACTACCTCTGGGACACAAGGAACACAGAGGCCCTACAGGGCCTGCCTACTAAAGAGGAATCTGGAATACAACTTGTGGAAAGAGCTGGTCTGtccagtttctctccatttaatttgatgttggctgttggcttgttgtttattgtttatattaCATATAG GAAAGTGAAAGATGCCTCACATAAAGCTCATGGTGAGACCACAGTAGATACAGAAGtagcagatgaagagaaacaccAAAAGGCCCTGCAGGAGAAGAAAAGGTTTTTGGAAGTTTATCCTCGGGTGAAACTGGAGCTCGAAGAGCGCATCAGGAAGCTCCACGCCCTTGCAGACAAGATTGACAAGGTGCACAGGGACTGCACCATCACACAAGTGGTGGCCAGCTCCACCGGTGCTGTGTCTGGGGTCCTGACAGTCCTTGGTATCGCTCTGGCACCTGTGACAGCAGGGGTCAGTCTGGGACTTTCAGCCACAGGCTTGGGACTTGGGGCAGCAGCAGCTGTGACGAGTGTTTCCACAACCATTGTGGAAAAGGTAAGCACGGCGTCGGTGGAAGCTGAAGCCAGCGAGCTTCTGCCAAGGAGCAATGACACTGAGAATGACATTAAAAGCAACGACACTGAGAAGGTCATTAAAGAAGTTGTGGAGAAGAACACCCCCAAGCTGTTTTCTGTATTTATGAAATCCTCCAAGAACCTGGAAGGCATGAAGAAGAACATTGATGCCATCAAGCTGACCAAAGCCAGCCCTCGCCTGACAAATAGTGCCAAGCGTCTAATGACCACAGGAAAGGTGTCAGCCCGAAGCACTAGACAGGTGAAGAAAGCCTTTGGAGGCACTGCGCTGGCAATGACCAAAGGAGCCCGGATCATGGGTGCAGCCACTGCAGGTCTCAGCCTTGTGCTAGATGTGGTCAGTCTCATAGAAGAATCAAATCATTTGCAGGAGGGTGCAAAGGCAGAGTCTGCTGCAAAGCTGCGGCAGAAGGctcaggaactggagcagaagtTGCAGGAGCTCATCTGGGTTCATGACATCCTGACTCAGTGA
- the LOC142843020 gene encoding apolipoprotein L2-like isoform X2 translates to MGSSERKGFIMSVVDYLWDTRNTEALQGLPTKEESGIQLVERAGLSSFSPFNLMLAVGLLFIVYITYRKVKDASHKAHGETTVDTEVADEEKHQKALQEKKRFLEVYPRVKLELEERIRKLHALADKIDKVHRDCTITQVVASSTGAVSGVLTVLGIALAPVTAGVSLGLSATGLGLGAAAAVTSVSTTIVEKVSTASVEAEASELLPRSNDTENDIKSNDTEKVIKEVVEKNTPKLFSVFMKSSKNLEGMKKNIDAIKLTKASPRLTNSAKRLMTTGKVSARSTRQVKKAFGGTALAMTKGARIMGAATAGLSLVLDVVSLIEESNHLQEGAKAESAAKLRQKAQELEQKLQELIWVHDILTQ, encoded by the exons ATGGGCTCCTCAG AGAGGAAAGGCTTCATCATGTCTGTGGTTGACTACCTCTGGGACACAAGGAACACAGAGGCCCTACAGGGCCTGCCTACTAAAGAGGAATCTGGAATACAACTTGTGGAAAGAGCTGGTCTGtccagtttctctccatttaatttgatgttggctgttggcttgttgtttattgtttatattaCATATAG GAAAGTGAAAGATGCCTCACATAAAGCTCATGGTGAGACCACAGTAGATACAGAAGtagcagatgaagagaaacaccAAAAGGCCCTGCAGGAGAAGAAAAGGTTTTTGGAAGTTTATCCTCGGGTGAAACTGGAGCTCGAAGAGCGCATCAGGAAGCTCCACGCCCTTGCAGACAAGATTGACAAGGTGCACAGGGACTGCACCATCACACAAGTGGTGGCCAGCTCCACCGGTGCTGTGTCTGGGGTCCTGACAGTCCTTGGTATCGCTCTGGCACCTGTGACAGCAGGGGTCAGTCTGGGACTTTCAGCCACAGGCTTGGGACTTGGGGCAGCAGCAGCTGTGACGAGTGTTTCCACAACCATTGTGGAAAAGGTAAGCACGGCGTCGGTGGAAGCTGAAGCCAGCGAGCTTCTGCCAAGGAGCAATGACACTGAGAATGACATTAAAAGCAACGACACTGAGAAGGTCATTAAAGAAGTTGTGGAGAAGAACACCCCCAAGCTGTTTTCTGTATTTATGAAATCCTCCAAGAACCTGGAAGGCATGAAGAAGAACATTGATGCCATCAAGCTGACCAAAGCCAGCCCTCGCCTGACAAATAGTGCCAAGCGTCTAATGACCACAGGAAAGGTGTCAGCCCGAAGCACTAGACAGGTGAAGAAAGCCTTTGGAGGCACTGCGCTGGCAATGACCAAAGGAGCCCGGATCATGGGTGCAGCCACTGCAGGTCTCAGCCTTGTGCTAGATGTGGTCAGTCTCATAGAAGAATCAAATCATTTGCAGGAGGGTGCAAAGGCAGAGTCTGCTGCAAAGCTGCGGCAGAAGGctcaggaactggagcagaagtTGCAGGAGCTCATCTGGGTTCATGACATCCTGACTCAGTGA